In Rhopalosiphum padi isolate XX-2018 chromosome 3, ASM2088224v1, whole genome shotgun sequence, the genomic stretch GTACAAACCAACAGCATGAACTTCGTCTACATAAGTCAACGCTCCATACTTATGAGATATCTAAAAACAGTtgaataagtttataatattgttataaaatataaataatttttaaattgaccattgacagtatttattttttacctcgCAAAGCTCTTCGAGTGGACATATTGCACCAGTCATAGAGTGAACTGTTTCAAATGCAACTATCTTAGGTACAGCTTTATCAACGGACATTAATAGTTCTTCCAAATGTTGTGGATCATTGTGACGAAATATATGCTTGGGAGCCCCACAATTACGAATACCTTGTATCATTGATGCATGGTTACCAGAATCCGAAAATATATGTAaacctaaatatttaacaaatacaaaattattagttGATaccaacaatttattaaatattcatttatatcaaTTGTTTATACCTGGTACCATTTTCCCCAATGTAAATAATGTTGAGTCATTTGCAACAAAACATGACGTAAACAATAAAGCCGCTTCTTTTTCATGGAGTACAGCCAAATCCTTTTCCAAATTCTCATGAAACATTGAATTACCGGATATATTACGTGTTCCTCCAGCACCTGACCCATATTTGTCTAAAGTtcgtctaataaaataattaatatccaattttgagtaataattaaaattaaatcaatatattattaagaattgagtaataataaacacatcTTACTGAACTGCACCCTTCACTTCTGGATGACAAGACATGCCCAGATAATCATTTGAACACCATACTGTAACTGGCTTTTCATGTCCTGTGTATTCAACCGCATATGGGAAATCCATAGCTAATCTAttcacttttttaaaaatcctaTAAGAATGATCCACCTTCTTGCGCATAATTTGTTCATGGAAAAATTTTTCATAGTTGTAGATAttttcttaaaacaaaataaaaactaaaattactcATTTATTACAAGTCCATAAAATGgtgaaataattatgtatctatCAATTCAAAGTATCACAATGTATACATAAGTACTAAATAAATGTGccatgaattatttaattaacagcataaaatattagtaatattaatattaatttggtaCCTGTTTTAGATTTGGGTTCAATAACATCCTCTTGAATTTCTTTGCTAACTTCTTTGACTGCTTTTGCAGTACTTTCATTTTCTAGAAACGggcacttttttttattatcaattttttcatttataacacCTACAGGGGATCCAACATTTATAAATCTAGACATAACTGGACACGAATGACCATATGTCTTAAGCAAGCCCGAAACATAGTTTTTGACATAAGTAGTTGGCAGTTTAGACATGAATGGGCACGCCATGATTctgaactaaaaaaatatataaataataattagtatctaACTATTGatgacttaaatattaattacaaatttaaattacttatatttgtattaaatataaaataatattatttttaaacagtatctactcataaaaataaataaataatcaattctttttggaaatatatatttttatttggttaaaataaatacagtgaaatttgattataatgattttcaaGGAACGTAGAAAATCATATTGTTATACCCAAATTTAGTTATATCTCTGGATATATATAGAACaatgattatacaattttaaagtttaaaattaattttttgaaatattttataatatattattatttgtttattttattctatacccATAAGTGTTTTCTTAGTGAGTTTTAGCTAtttaaagtacttaaaaatactcatacctcactataaaattataataccaataaaacCCAATGAAAtgccctatattatatttttatctttaagtttgataattggtaaatttaattaatattaaaattaacaacataaaatggaTTTTGGCTGAATGCAAATTTACATGTTACAGTACATGCTAATAGCTTcctattaaaacataatttatattgtatagaaccattatttttaaattaataaatttattttttcgtcatacatattatatgaagaaTAACAGTTACAGTGATATTATctatatgaaatgtataacataattaggatttattaaaacaaataattaattatagttactaTAGTTAAAATTACCCCATAATAAGATAGAAAAGCAACCAAATGTATTACTGGAAATCATTATACACAGAATATTGTAGTATGTAGCACAAAATTATAAGCTAATTTGTTTATACTTATAGAATTCATTAATGCTTTAAACGGTTAAAGAAGgtcctttaaagtttaaacctataggtacatattataaattaaatgtctacaatacaaaatttaagTATGATATACATAAAAGAAAATTTAGATCAATATTAAGATTATAGTTACTGTAAAATAGTTAATAGCTACTTATACAATAGAAAAAGAAGTAAATAGAAAGTAAAACCATTACCCAATAaacttataacataattatttatgctcaatggtttattaaaatacattatgattttaaacaaGAAATTAGTTACAATTGTTCAACATTAGcaaaatgcataaattatattaaaactataatcatatattattacttattagcatcataaatcataaacttTCTAATAGTAAAAAAACCTGTTATGAAAAAAACATCAAGGATCAACAAATACTttggtaatattaaattaaatgttacctatggtaaacaaaatataatataatattcaccaataagtaaattataatattaacatattagcCAAGAATACCAAATTAATGGATTGttgaataatatatcattcaatGTCaaacattgaattatattataattagttaaccTTCAATctaagtgtaataatataaaatatttatatattagaataataattaaaatattagaataaatttcaaatatttttgtaataattattcaattgattATTCCATTTTACTGGGTTACCATGTACAATAACCTTTAATTAGATCAAATAGTATAGAA encodes the following:
- the LOC132924656 gene encoding 5-aminolevulinate synthase, erythroid-specific, mitochondrial, with the translated sequence MACPFMSKLPTTYVKNYVSGLLKTYGHSCPVMSRFINVGSPVGVINEKIDNKKKCPFLENESTAKAVKEVSKEIQEDVIEPKSKTENIYNYEKFFHEQIMRKKVDHSYRIFKKVNRLAMDFPYAVEYTGHEKPVTVWCSNDYLGMSCHPEVKGAVQRTLDKYGSGAGGTRNISGNSMFHENLEKDLAVLHEKEAALLFTSCFVANDSTLFTLGKMVPGLHIFSDSGNHASMIQGIRNCGAPKHIFRHNDPQHLEELLMSVDKAVPKIVAFETVHSMTGAICPLEELCEISHKYGALTYVDEVHAVGLYGDHGAGVGELRGLMNQMDIISGTLGKAYGNVGGYIAASSNLIDMIRSYAAGFIFTTSLPPMVLAGARTAVSVLASAEGRSLRQKHQENVAYLRQKLYAAGLPVESTPSHIIPIKIGNPNLCSKISDILLQEKGHYVQAINYPTVPIGQEKLRLAPTPHHTPEMIDTLVEDMLDVWVTLGIPLKATRCSMCKKKPLCARISNHIQNNCRITIESCLAPNCYQLVNASA